The window CAATATCTCATGAAGCCGTTGTGAAAGTTTGTCTGGGGATTCTTCACGTTGTCCACGATAAGCGATAGGTTGCTGCCGTCGGTGAAGGTCATTTCCAATTTATCGACGCCGTTCTTGCCGGTCGCCTTGATGTGGAAATTGGAGTTAGGGTCGGGATTGCTCAGCTCAAAATCAAAGCTTCCGGTTTGAGTGGGCAAGGGATATGCCTGGCCACTGGAGAAGTCAAAGTAGCTATCCTTGTACATGACCTTGGTCTGAAGATCCTGGATCGCGCCTGCGGCTGCCCGCACCGGAAATTGGAAGGGATAATCTCCTACGGTGAATTGGTAGATGATGAGGAAATAAGCGTAGCGTTTGCCACCGGGAGTCCGGAGGATGCCGTTCCAGTAAAACTGCTCGTATTCCGCATAACCCAATTCCGGATCGAAGTGCATGGCGTTGTCTTCTGGCAGGTCGACGATGGAGTTGGGCTCCTGATCGTAACCGCCGCAAAAATTAAAGCTGTCGCTACCGTGCGCGGCGGGAGTTGCCATGCCGAGGCCAAGCGCTAGCAATCCCGCCACGAACTTGGGAATCGATTTTTTTTTCATAATGCCCTCCTGGTTGTCTGGAGAACGAGAAAGTCCGGCTCATTTGACCTTCCGTCCTCTTGATGGTGGAAAGCGATTATTGAAGGGACGAGCGTTTTTGAGGAAGTCAGGAAATTCCCGATCCCTGGCTTTTCCAGTACCAAAGGGTGGCGAAGCGGGAGAGTTCCCGTCCATCTCGGAGGTGAAATTTATTCTTGATCTTTTGGCAATAAGTTTCGACAGTCTTGGGGCTGAGCCCGGCTTCGTGGGCGATTTCTTTGAGTGAGACACCCTCGCCGATGGCCTTGAAGATCTGAAATTCCCGGGCGCTCAGCTTTTCAATTCCGAGTCTCTCGTTCCCGGAAGGTTCGATTTTCCCTATCCGCTTCGCGATGGCTGGGCTTAGGTAGGGAATACCGTGGCATAGATGGGCCAAGGCTTCGAGAATCAGGTCCGTGGGGTCTTCCTTGGAAAAATATCCTGAGGCTCCGACTTGAATAGCCTGTTTCACCATCGAGGGCTCGAGGTAGACGGAAAGTACAAGGATTTTGAGGGTGGGAAACATGTGACGAAGATCCTT of the Deltaproteobacteria bacterium PRO3 genome contains:
- a CDS encoding response regulator transcription factor → MSGIPGQPSKTLRPPYRVVIVDDHPLVLWGLTSLLQKAGNFEICAHAENPEQAMALIGKFQPDISILDLSLKGKIAIDLIKDLRHMFPTLKILVLSVYLEPSMVKQAIQVGASGYFSKEDPTDLILEALAHLCHGIPYLSPAIAKRIGKIEPSGNERLGIEKLSAREFQIFKAIGEGVSLKEIAHEAGLSPKTVETYCQKIKNKFHLRDGRELSRFATLWYWKSQGSGIS